One Amorphoplanes digitatis genomic window carries:
- a CDS encoding (2,3-dihydroxybenzoyl)adenylate synthase, translated as MTESTNVTAISEGVVPWPEDAVRDYVAHGWWRGLSLGAELWAAADARATHVALVDGDVRLDHAELILRSDALAGRLVDELGLVRGDRIVMQLPNCWQFVVLTLACLRAGIVPVMALPAHRQHELRYLVEHSEARAIAVPDRLRGFDHEAMAAELMSGSATLEHLLVVGDNVRAGSSDLTRLAGPPAEPAKARARWDNDQPGSRDVAVFLLSGGTTGLPKLIARTHDDYAYNAHASAELCGLGRDTVYLVTLPAGHNFPLACPGILGTLLAGGTVVMLPSPEPERAFAAIEAEGVTATAAVPAVAQRWLLHAADHGATQLRSLNLLQVGGARLADEVARQVRPVLGCRLQQVFGMAEGLLNYTRLDDPDGVVCRTQGRPLSPGDEVRIVDEFDRDVADGTLGSLLTRGPYTPRGYYRAAEQNARAFTEDGWYRSGDIVRRLPDGNLVVEGRDKDMINRGGEKISAEEVENLVYRLPQVAQVAAVAMPDPELGERVCLYAVLKPGTALTLDEIRATMTAEGVARYKMPDRLEVVDEIAATKVGKVDKKALRADVAARLRNP; from the coding sequence ATGACCGAGTCCACCAACGTCACCGCGATATCCGAGGGCGTTGTCCCCTGGCCGGAGGACGCCGTCCGCGACTACGTCGCGCACGGCTGGTGGCGTGGCCTCTCGCTGGGCGCTGAACTGTGGGCAGCGGCCGATGCGCGCGCCACACACGTCGCGCTCGTCGACGGAGACGTCCGGCTGGACCACGCCGAACTCATCCTGCGCAGCGACGCGCTCGCCGGTCGGCTGGTGGACGAGCTCGGACTCGTGCGCGGCGACCGGATCGTGATGCAGCTGCCGAACTGCTGGCAGTTCGTCGTGCTGACCCTGGCGTGCCTGCGAGCCGGCATCGTCCCCGTGATGGCGCTCCCCGCACATCGGCAGCACGAGCTGCGATACCTCGTGGAGCACAGCGAAGCCCGGGCTATCGCCGTTCCGGACCGCCTCCGCGGCTTCGACCACGAGGCGATGGCCGCGGAGCTCATGAGCGGCTCGGCCACCCTCGAGCATCTCCTGGTGGTCGGCGACAACGTCCGTGCCGGATCCAGCGACCTCACCCGACTCGCCGGCCCACCCGCCGAACCGGCCAAGGCACGGGCCCGCTGGGACAACGACCAACCCGGTTCGCGGGACGTCGCCGTCTTCCTGCTGTCCGGCGGCACGACCGGCCTGCCGAAACTCATCGCACGCACCCACGACGACTACGCCTACAACGCACACGCCAGCGCGGAACTGTGCGGCCTCGGCCGGGACACGGTTTACCTTGTGACTCTGCCCGCGGGACACAACTTTCCCCTGGCCTGCCCCGGCATCCTCGGCACGCTCCTGGCCGGCGGCACCGTGGTGATGCTGCCCTCACCCGAACCGGAGAGGGCGTTCGCCGCGATCGAGGCCGAAGGCGTGACGGCGACGGCGGCGGTCCCCGCCGTCGCGCAACGGTGGCTACTGCACGCCGCCGACCACGGCGCGACGCAGCTGCGCAGCCTGAACCTTCTGCAGGTCGGTGGTGCACGGCTCGCCGACGAGGTGGCCCGCCAGGTGCGCCCGGTACTCGGCTGCCGCCTGCAGCAGGTCTTCGGGATGGCCGAGGGCCTGCTCAACTACACCCGGCTCGACGACCCCGACGGCGTCGTGTGCCGCACCCAGGGCCGTCCGTTGAGCCCTGGCGACGAGGTGCGAATAGTCGACGAGTTCGACAGGGACGTGGCCGACGGCACCCTCGGGTCGCTCTTGACCCGGGGTCCCTACACCCCACGTGGCTACTACCGCGCGGCCGAGCAGAACGCGCGGGCCTTCACCGAGGACGGCTGGTACCGATCCGGCGACATCGTCCGCCGGCTGCCCGACGGGAATCTCGTCGTCGAGGGCCGTGACAAGGACATGATCAACCGAGGTGGCGAAAAGATCAGCGCCGAGGAGGTCGAGAACCTCGTCTACCGACTGCCGCAGGTGGCTCAGGTGGCTGCCGTCGCGATGCCGGATCCCGAGCTGGGCGAGCGGGTGTGCCTCTACGCGGTCCTCAAACCGGGCACCGCGCTGACCCTGGATGAGATTCGCGCGACCATGACCGCCGAAGGCGTGGCGCGCTACAAGATGCCGGACCGCCTGGAGGTGGTCGACGAGATCGCCGCCACGAAGGTCGGCAAGGTCGACAAGAAGGCGCTACGGGCAGACGTCGCGGCCCGGCTCCGCAACCCATGA
- a CDS encoding acetate--CoA ligase family protein, with product MTTDARDVRPGTADAGPSARLRPLFAPRGVVVVGASRDSSKLGAVMARSLSAFPGPVAGVNPRDVAPDERRYAAVADAADALGVPLDLAVLCVPAAASAGALTAAAAGGVRAALVCAGGYAEAGGPGIGYQRDLVDAARRSEVVLLGPNTSGFIAPARGLTASFVPGVGAVPAGSVAVVAASGGVNHALAFMLAEAGIGVSLAVGLGNAVDVTAADVLTYLLDDPATRAVALHVESVADGPALASAVEALCARVPVVALVVGRNDVADFARSHTGALATSWRVTRAALRQAGAVVVDDERALVDAVTALSLIRLPAASRPGVAVVTAQAGPGLLHADGLAGTGVHVPTLAGDTRDRLSALLPALTYQANPVDTGRPGETFPGVLAAVAADPAIDVVSVYALAEPDSLDLPAAFAAAGSMAALVATGGPATEVAAIRDALLPLGIPTLSSPAALTTAVTALVHDAQARARAAGRLRQPSTPAESDPRVRDALARTEFDEDAAKALLGILGIGTLARAACDSRDEAHAALIALGGPVVVKLLDAAVVHKSDISGVHLGIRDPAELDRALDALHAAGAQRFLVEKQAGPGIDLIVGATRDPVFGPVVLVGLGGVLAEALADVATAPAPLFASEAAELLDELVGRALLDGFRGGPFVDRGAVGRILAVLGDLLVADGRLESVEINPLRITADGILALDAVVSFEEVP from the coding sequence ATGACGACGGACGCCCGGGACGTTCGCCCGGGAACGGCCGACGCCGGGCCATCCGCCCGGTTGCGGCCGCTCTTCGCCCCTCGCGGCGTGGTGGTGGTGGGTGCGTCCCGCGACTCCTCGAAGCTGGGTGCGGTGATGGCCAGGTCGCTGTCCGCATTTCCCGGACCGGTGGCGGGGGTGAACCCGCGCGACGTTGCTCCTGACGAACGCCGATATGCGGCAGTCGCGGATGCGGCCGACGCGCTCGGCGTACCGCTCGATCTCGCCGTTCTCTGTGTCCCCGCCGCGGCGAGCGCCGGCGCGTTGACGGCGGCGGCCGCCGGCGGTGTTCGCGCCGCCCTGGTCTGCGCCGGCGGGTACGCGGAGGCGGGCGGGCCTGGCATCGGGTATCAGCGCGATCTCGTCGATGCCGCCCGGCGATCGGAGGTGGTCCTGCTCGGGCCGAATACGTCTGGATTCATCGCGCCCGCCCGTGGTTTGACGGCATCCTTCGTGCCCGGCGTTGGTGCGGTACCGGCCGGCTCGGTAGCCGTCGTCGCGGCCAGCGGTGGGGTGAACCACGCACTGGCCTTCATGCTCGCCGAAGCCGGGATCGGCGTATCGCTCGCGGTGGGCCTCGGCAACGCGGTCGACGTCACGGCCGCGGACGTTCTCACCTACCTTCTCGACGACCCGGCCACCCGTGCCGTCGCGCTCCATGTGGAATCCGTCGCCGACGGGCCGGCGCTCGCCTCGGCAGTCGAGGCGCTCTGTGCCCGGGTGCCCGTCGTAGCTCTCGTCGTGGGCAGAAACGACGTCGCCGATTTCGCGCGGTCCCACACGGGCGCTCTCGCGACCTCCTGGCGGGTCACGCGTGCCGCACTGCGCCAGGCGGGCGCCGTCGTGGTGGACGACGAGAGAGCACTGGTCGACGCCGTCACCGCGCTGTCCCTGATCCGGCTCCCCGCCGCCTCGCGGCCGGGCGTGGCCGTGGTGACAGCCCAGGCGGGCCCGGGGCTGCTGCACGCCGACGGGTTGGCCGGAACCGGCGTGCACGTACCGACCCTGGCCGGGGACACCCGCGATCGCCTGAGCGCGCTGCTGCCCGCGCTGACCTATCAGGCGAACCCAGTGGACACCGGCCGGCCGGGGGAGACCTTTCCCGGCGTGCTGGCCGCGGTCGCCGCCGATCCCGCCATCGACGTGGTGAGCGTGTACGCGCTTGCGGAACCGGACTCGCTCGATCTGCCGGCAGCTTTCGCGGCGGCCGGATCCATGGCCGCGCTTGTCGCCACCGGCGGCCCCGCGACCGAGGTGGCCGCGATCCGGGACGCTCTGCTGCCGCTCGGCATCCCCACGCTGAGCAGCCCGGCCGCATTGACCACCGCGGTGACCGCGCTGGTCCATGACGCGCAGGCGCGTGCCCGTGCCGCCGGTCGGCTGCGGCAGCCGAGCACCCCCGCCGAGTCCGATCCGAGAGTGCGCGATGCTCTCGCGCGCACCGAGTTCGACGAGGACGCGGCGAAGGCTCTCCTCGGTATCCTGGGGATCGGCACGCTCGCACGAGCCGCCTGCGACTCCCGGGACGAGGCACATGCCGCTCTGATCGCGCTGGGCGGGCCGGTCGTCGTCAAGCTGCTGGACGCTGCCGTCGTCCACAAGAGCGACATCAGCGGAGTCCACCTCGGCATCCGGGACCCAGCCGAACTCGACCGCGCGCTCGACGCCCTGCACGCCGCCGGCGCCCAGCGATTCCTGGTCGAGAAGCAGGCCGGTCCGGGGATCGATCTGATCGTAGGCGCCACCCGCGACCCGGTGTTCGGCCCGGTCGTCCTTGTCGGCCTCGGCGGGGTGCTGGCGGAGGCCCTGGCCGACGTCGCCACCGCACCGGCGCCGCTCTTCGCCTCCGAAGCCGCCGAATTGCTGGATGAGCTGGTCGGGCGGGCGCTGCTGGACGGCTTCCGGGGCGGCCCGTTCGTGGACCGGGGCGCGGTCGGAAGGATTCTCGCCGTCCTCGGCGATCTGCTCGTGGCCGACGGCCGGCTCGAGTCCGTCGAAATCAATCCGTTGCGCATCACCGCCGACGGCATCCTGGCTCTCGACGCCGTCGTCTCGTTCGAGGAGGTGCCCTGA
- a CDS encoding FAD-dependent monooxygenase: MRIAVLGGGPGGLFAAALARSADPTREVTVFERNRADDTFGFGVVFSDATLAAIHEADPVLRDALADHGVHWDPIEVRLRGEALRCGGNGMAAVERRALLRVMQERAAAAGVDLRFSTPGDPDDLLDAEFDLIVAADGANSAMRDRFADVFEPTAETASAKFIWLGTTYPFEGLTFVHERGEHGVFAVHGYPIGSGVSTFIVETDERSWRAAGLDEFDVSQPPGRSDEKSLAYLQRLFADQLDGHALIANNSRWSNFRTRRAARWRHRVGRTAVVLLGDSAHTAHFSVGSGTKMAMEDAVSLAAALGAHDDLDSALAAYEQERRPPVAKIQNSARPSLSWWEHFGRTYDELPPWQFAYHFFTRSLTDAKLRRRDAGFVEAVHEQWRARHGAAPLQSPLDVADQSLSGRLVGVAENLVRLPEFDLPLHREPVDGGSWGLVVVAPDAEDDLPAAFDAVAKGAAAGAALIAVRGGTALTRRLICEEARLTRHATTLLVQDARDDEEALTEILSGRTDLVGVPAGDLS, from the coding sequence ATGAGGATCGCGGTGCTGGGCGGAGGCCCGGGTGGCCTGTTCGCGGCTGCCCTGGCCAGGAGCGCCGACCCGACCCGCGAGGTGACGGTCTTCGAACGCAACCGGGCCGACGACACGTTCGGATTCGGGGTCGTCTTCTCCGACGCCACGCTGGCCGCGATCCACGAGGCCGACCCGGTGCTGCGGGACGCCTTGGCGGACCACGGGGTGCACTGGGACCCGATCGAGGTTCGCCTGCGCGGCGAGGCCCTGCGTTGCGGCGGCAACGGGATGGCGGCGGTCGAGCGGCGGGCCCTGCTCCGAGTCATGCAGGAGCGGGCCGCCGCGGCCGGCGTCGATCTGCGATTCTCCACACCGGGCGATCCGGACGACCTGCTCGACGCGGAGTTCGACCTGATCGTCGCGGCGGACGGCGCGAACTCCGCGATGCGGGACCGGTTCGCCGACGTCTTTGAGCCGACCGCCGAGACGGCGTCGGCGAAGTTCATCTGGCTCGGCACGACGTACCCCTTCGAGGGGCTCACCTTCGTGCACGAGCGCGGGGAGCACGGGGTGTTCGCCGTTCACGGGTACCCCATCGGGTCGGGTGTGTCGACCTTCATCGTCGAGACCGACGAACGGTCCTGGCGGGCGGCCGGTCTCGACGAGTTCGACGTGAGCCAGCCGCCGGGTCGCAGTGACGAGAAGAGCCTGGCCTACCTACAGCGACTGTTCGCGGATCAACTCGACGGGCACGCTCTGATCGCCAACAACTCGCGCTGGAGCAACTTCCGCACCCGCAGGGCGGCGCGATGGCGGCACCGGGTCGGCCGCACCGCCGTCGTGTTGCTCGGCGACAGCGCGCACACCGCGCACTTCTCGGTCGGCTCCGGCACGAAGATGGCGATGGAGGACGCGGTCTCCCTTGCCGCTGCCCTCGGCGCGCACGACGACCTCGACTCCGCGCTCGCCGCGTACGAACAGGAGCGCCGCCCCCCGGTCGCGAAGATCCAGAACTCCGCGCGGCCCAGCCTCTCGTGGTGGGAACACTTCGGGCGTACGTATGACGAGCTCCCGCCGTGGCAGTTCGCCTACCACTTCTTCACCCGCTCGCTCACCGATGCCAAGCTGCGTCGCCGCGACGCCGGTTTCGTCGAGGCCGTTCACGAGCAGTGGCGGGCGCGGCACGGGGCCGCACCGCTACAGAGTCCGCTCGACGTCGCTGATCAGTCTCTGAGCGGTCGGCTCGTCGGCGTCGCCGAGAACCTGGTCCGGCTTCCCGAGTTCGACCTGCCGCTGCACCGCGAACCGGTGGACGGCGGCTCCTGGGGCCTGGTCGTGGTGGCGCCTGACGCGGAGGACGACTTGCCGGCTGCCTTCGACGCGGTGGCCAAGGGTGCCGCGGCCGGGGCAGCGCTGATCGCGGTTCGCGGCGGGACCGCCTTGACACGGCGTCTCATCTGCGAGGAGGCGAGGCTCACCCGTCATGCGACGACCCTGCTCGTGCAGGACGCGCGCGATGATGAGGAGGCGCTCACCGAGATCCTCTCCGGGCGTACCGACCTGGTCGGCGTCCCGGCCGGAGATCTGTCATGA
- a CDS encoding GMC family oxidoreductase has protein sequence METHEKLDRLELALIAGRISRRTFIAGALATGLVAAEAVPALASDLDAMRAAQARRVASLKRSYDYVVVGAGSAGCALVGTLATKEPSARILLIEAGDWDTAPSVQDPRLWFTNLGTVRDWGDVSIPSPGVNNRAIPEHTGRVVGGGSSINATIWARPFKADLDHWAAETGDSRWGYRHSLKIFKVAEDWQGTPNPAFRGTGGPVWVQPAADPLPMATAALDGFREVGLPVVDDLNGERELTGNGFGYMNQIIKDGRRQSIARAFLYPVLIRENVTVLVNTQVNRVLLRGDRAVGVECVKDGKVVSFGVGREVVLSAGGFNTPKILMLSGVGHEKELRAAHVPVRVHSPEVGKNVQDHILHGGCLYEAPEAFEYRNSAANVSGYYKTDSRLELPDVSIVQIEIPYASEVIAEQYPAPPNTWALCAGLVAPKSRGTVRLRSSDPADRPIVDMRFLSHPDDVTALARSIEIARSVAASAAMRPFVVREVAPGRDLEGDELIRFIRDGATTYFHSSGACRMGRDDRAVVDAELRVNGVRNLRIADSTVMPRIVAVPTMPACVLIGLRMAEILTGHRRHAAR, from the coding sequence ATGGAAACGCACGAGAAGCTCGACCGGCTCGAGCTGGCGCTGATCGCCGGCCGGATCAGTCGCCGAACCTTCATCGCGGGAGCGTTGGCGACGGGGCTTGTCGCCGCCGAGGCGGTTCCCGCGCTGGCGTCCGACCTCGACGCCATGCGTGCCGCTCAGGCGCGTCGCGTCGCGTCGCTGAAACGGTCGTACGACTACGTGGTCGTCGGCGCCGGCAGTGCGGGTTGCGCGCTCGTCGGCACGCTCGCCACGAAGGAACCGTCGGCGCGCATCCTGCTGATCGAAGCGGGTGACTGGGATACCGCGCCGTCCGTCCAGGATCCCCGGCTGTGGTTCACCAACCTGGGCACCGTCCGGGACTGGGGAGACGTCTCGATACCCAGCCCCGGCGTGAACAACCGGGCCATCCCGGAGCACACCGGCCGGGTCGTCGGCGGTGGCAGCAGCATCAACGCGACGATCTGGGCCCGGCCGTTCAAGGCCGACCTCGACCATTGGGCGGCCGAGACCGGCGACTCCCGCTGGGGCTATCGCCATAGTCTCAAGATCTTCAAGGTGGCCGAGGACTGGCAGGGAACACCAAATCCCGCCTTCCGGGGTACGGGAGGCCCGGTCTGGGTGCAGCCGGCCGCCGATCCGCTGCCCATGGCGACCGCCGCGCTCGACGGCTTTCGGGAGGTGGGTCTGCCCGTCGTCGACGATCTCAACGGCGAGCGGGAGCTGACCGGGAACGGCTTCGGCTACATGAACCAGATCATCAAGGACGGCCGCCGGCAGAGCATCGCCCGCGCCTTCCTCTACCCGGTTCTCATCCGTGAGAATGTCACCGTCCTCGTCAACACCCAGGTCAATCGCGTGCTCCTCCGGGGCGACCGGGCGGTGGGGGTCGAGTGCGTCAAGGACGGCAAGGTGGTCTCCTTCGGGGTGGGTCGTGAGGTCGTCCTCTCCGCGGGCGGGTTCAACACTCCGAAGATCCTGATGCTCAGCGGTGTCGGCCACGAGAAGGAACTCCGCGCGGCGCACGTCCCGGTGCGCGTGCACTCTCCCGAGGTCGGTAAGAACGTGCAGGACCACATCCTGCACGGCGGCTGCCTGTACGAGGCGCCGGAAGCGTTCGAGTACCGCAACAGCGCCGCGAACGTTTCGGGCTACTACAAGACCGATTCCCGCCTCGAACTGCCCGATGTCAGCATCGTGCAGATCGAGATCCCGTACGCGAGCGAGGTCATCGCGGAGCAGTACCCGGCGCCGCCCAACACCTGGGCCCTGTGCGCCGGGCTGGTCGCGCCGAAGAGCCGCGGCACCGTCCGGCTGCGTTCCTCCGATCCGGCTGACCGGCCGATCGTGGATATGCGCTTCCTCAGCCACCCGGACGACGTGACCGCCTTGGCGAGGAGCATCGAGATCGCGCGCTCGGTGGCGGCCTCGGCCGCGATGAGGCCGTTCGTGGTCCGGGAGGTCGCGCCGGGCCGTGATCTCGAGGGCGACGAGCTGATCAGATTCATCCGCGACGGAGCGACGACCTACTTCCACTCCTCCGGTGCGTGCCGGATGGGCAGGGACGACAGGGCGGTGGTGGACGCCGAGTTGCGCGTCAACGGAGTGCGGAACCTGCGGATCGCGGACAGCACCGTCATGCCACGGATCGTCGCCGTGCCCACGATGCCGGCGTGCGTGCTCATCGGGCTGCGCATGGCGGAAATTCTGACCGGGCACAGGCGTCACGCCGCACGGTGA
- a CDS encoding IclR family transcriptional regulator, with product MRNEPPYPITSVDHALHLAIVLQHESPLRVSDAAERLGVSPSTAHRLLAMLVYRGFAEQRPDRRYQAGDVLRPAIATHAPVALLRQVARPHMRSLVERVQESVNLMVLAGTETRFIASAECVRTLRVGSREGRTLPAHLTSGGVTLLAALPPDKITALYEGCADVDLTRLRRELTLARKRGFAINAQRTEAGLTAIAVPVRGPEGPPIAAVALALPSARFHRDRVPEWVSALSDTATAIARGTVEAGTAG from the coding sequence ATGAGGAACGAGCCGCCCTACCCGATCACGTCGGTTGACCACGCCCTGCACCTTGCGATCGTGTTGCAGCACGAAAGTCCGCTGCGGGTCAGCGACGCGGCCGAGCGACTGGGGGTGTCTCCATCGACCGCGCACCGCCTGCTCGCCATGCTGGTCTATCGAGGTTTTGCCGAGCAGCGGCCCGACCGGCGCTATCAGGCCGGCGACGTACTACGGCCGGCGATCGCCACCCACGCGCCGGTCGCGCTGCTGCGACAGGTCGCCCGGCCGCACATGCGGTCGCTCGTCGAGCGGGTGCAGGAGTCGGTCAACCTGATGGTGCTGGCAGGGACCGAGACTCGATTCATCGCATCCGCGGAGTGCGTGCGCACGCTGCGGGTGGGCAGCAGGGAGGGCCGGACCTTACCGGCGCACCTCACCTCGGGGGGTGTCACCCTGCTTGCCGCCCTGCCGCCTGACAAGATCACCGCGCTGTACGAGGGATGTGCCGACGTCGACCTCACCCGGTTGCGCCGGGAACTCACGCTGGCACGCAAACGTGGCTTCGCGATCAACGCACAGCGCACCGAGGCCGGGCTCACCGCGATCGCGGTGCCCGTACGCGGCCCGGAGGGTCCGCCCATCGCCGCCGTCGCGCTCGCATTGCCGAGCGCACGATTTCACCGCGATCGGGTCCCGGAGTGGGTGAGTGCGCTGTCCGACACGGCGACTGCGATCGCCCGCGGGACGGTCGAGGCAGGCACGGCCGGATAA
- a CDS encoding 2-keto-4-pentenoate hydratase, whose translation MPYEPTAGPLSPSPTAIPISTSSGAIGCIEPEIAFRLGRVLDRPLTMAAAAAAIDGVAVALEIIDSRYAGFEFRLPDVVADNTSAAAFVVGDWVDPATAGDLTALRCVFSGDGRELHSATGAAVLGHPLRALIHLSEHLAKRGEGLPAGAIVLAGALTDAVPIRPGVVYRAGIDRLGTICFSTPHR comes from the coding sequence GTGCCGTACGAGCCGACCGCAGGCCCTTTAAGCCCTTCACCGACGGCGATTCCAATCTCGACGAGCAGTGGGGCTATCGGGTGCATCGAACCTGAGATCGCCTTCCGGCTCGGTCGCGTCCTGGACCGGCCATTGACCATGGCAGCGGCGGCCGCCGCGATCGACGGGGTCGCCGTGGCCTTGGAAATCATCGACTCCCGCTATGCCGGGTTCGAATTCCGCCTGCCCGACGTGGTCGCGGACAACACCAGCGCCGCGGCCTTCGTTGTCGGCGACTGGGTGGACCCGGCGACGGCAGGCGACCTCACCGCCCTCCGGTGCGTCTTCTCCGGCGACGGCCGCGAGCTGCACAGCGCAACCGGCGCAGCCGTCCTCGGACATCCGCTACGCGCATTGATCCATCTCTCGGAACATCTGGCGAAGCGCGGCGAAGGCCTTCCGGCCGGCGCCATCGTGCTCGCCGGTGCGCTCACGGACGCCGTGCCGATCCGGCCTGGTGTGGTGTACCGCGCCGGCATCGATCGCCTCGGCACCATCTGCTTCAGCACTCCGCATCGATAA
- a CDS encoding alpha/beta hydrolase has translation MTTAGVFAPPVVATTGSEDPLAPLVVLLHGRGSHEQEILTLSDHLPVGPAYAAVRAPIAEGGGYAWFANRGIGRPVAESLRAAMDWFRDWLDSVAPEGRPVLLIGFSGGAAFAGGLLLDDPARYTGAAILYGTLPFDAGVPTTPARLAGVSIAVAQGEQDSVIPRELLDRTWRYLLGESGAATTAHRGPGGHGITPDALNAVADWLRECLA, from the coding sequence ATGACCACGGCGGGTGTCTTCGCGCCGCCGGTCGTGGCGACCACGGGGTCCGAGGATCCGCTGGCGCCGCTGGTCGTGCTGCTGCACGGCCGCGGCTCCCACGAACAGGAGATCCTCACCCTCTCCGATCACCTTCCGGTCGGTCCGGCGTACGCGGCGGTGCGCGCGCCGATCGCGGAGGGCGGCGGCTACGCCTGGTTCGCCAACCGCGGCATCGGCCGCCCGGTCGCCGAATCGCTGCGCGCGGCCATGGACTGGTTCCGGGACTGGCTCGACAGCGTGGCCCCGGAGGGCCGTCCGGTGCTCCTGATCGGATTCAGCGGCGGTGCGGCCTTTGCCGGCGGACTGCTGCTGGACGACCCTGCGCGCTACACCGGCGCGGCGATCCTCTATGGCACCCTGCCGTTCGACGCCGGCGTGCCGACCACGCCGGCGCGGTTGGCCGGGGTGTCGATCGCGGTGGCCCAGGGCGAGCAGGACTCTGTCATCCCCCGCGAACTGCTCGATCGCACATGGCGGTACCTGCTGGGGGAGTCGGGCGCGGCGACGACGGCCCACCGCGGACCGGGCGGTCACGGCATTACCCCGGACGCGCTGAACGCCGTGGCCGACTGGCTGCGCGAGTGTCTTGCATGA
- a CDS encoding VOC family protein — MSIGPVRLNHAVLFVADLARAERFYTEVFGMVVAAREPRAKAAFLRLPRSGNHHDLGLFGVGPDAPPKQRGGIGLYHLAWQVDTIDELEQARKILAEADAYTGESSHGATKSVYGADPDGNEFEIMWMLPRTEWGQYENAAPVDRLDLAAEVRRWSGVGTAGESAVAQP, encoded by the coding sequence ATGAGCATCGGCCCGGTGCGGCTCAACCATGCCGTCCTGTTCGTCGCCGACCTCGCCCGCGCCGAACGCTTCTACACCGAAGTGTTCGGCATGGTGGTTGCCGCGCGTGAACCACGCGCGAAGGCAGCCTTCCTGCGCCTGCCGCGCTCCGGCAACCACCATGACCTGGGGCTGTTCGGCGTCGGCCCGGACGCGCCGCCCAAGCAGCGCGGCGGCATCGGGCTGTATCACCTGGCCTGGCAGGTCGACACGATCGACGAGCTGGAGCAGGCCCGCAAGATCCTGGCCGAGGCGGACGCGTATACCGGCGAGTCCAGTCATGGCGCGACGAAGAGCGTGTACGGCGCCGACCCGGACGGCAACGAGTTCGAGATCATGTGGATGCTGCCGCGTACGGAATGGGGCCAGTACGAGAACGCCGCCCCGGTCGACCGGCTCGACCTGGCGGCCGAGGTGCGACGGTGGAGCGGCGTCGGCACGGCCGGCGAGTCCGCAGTGGCACAGCCATGA
- a CDS encoding NADPH:quinone reductase yields the protein MRAIWYDRPGPAAEVLQVGELPDPEPGPGEVRVRLSFSGINPGDTKKRADWVGYGMRYSRVIPHSDGAGVIDSVGEGIDPGRQGRRVWVYGAQSYRPFGTAAQLTVVPSAQAVDLPRGVGDEVGACLGIPGITAHRAVFADGPVTGQTVLVHGVLGGVGSLAAQLALWGGATVIGTVRHGRDLPTTGVPAIALDQPDPAAAIRARAPGGIDRIIEVAFAENIDLDAAVAHNETIIAAYATGRQRPDLPFWPMLFNNVTIRLLGSDDFPAEAKRQAAHDLTAAADEGALSIRVDPMPLEQAAAAHDRVDGGSRARVLLAIPQ from the coding sequence GTGCGCGCCATCTGGTACGACCGGCCCGGCCCGGCCGCCGAGGTTCTGCAGGTCGGCGAGTTGCCCGATCCGGAGCCCGGCCCTGGCGAGGTACGAGTCCGGCTGAGCTTCTCCGGGATCAACCCCGGCGACACCAAGAAGCGTGCCGACTGGGTGGGATACGGCATGCGGTACTCGCGGGTGATCCCGCACAGCGACGGCGCGGGAGTGATCGACTCGGTCGGTGAGGGCATCGATCCGGGCCGCCAGGGACGGCGGGTGTGGGTGTACGGCGCACAGTCCTACCGGCCGTTCGGGACCGCCGCTCAGCTGACCGTCGTCCCGTCGGCTCAGGCCGTCGACCTCCCTCGGGGCGTCGGCGACGAAGTCGGCGCCTGCCTCGGCATTCCGGGGATCACCGCACACCGGGCAGTCTTCGCCGACGGGCCGGTAACCGGCCAGACCGTGCTCGTGCACGGTGTCCTGGGCGGGGTCGGCTCCCTGGCGGCCCAGTTGGCGCTCTGGGGTGGCGCAACGGTCATCGGCACCGTGCGGCACGGTAGGGATCTGCCGACGACCGGCGTGCCGGCAATCGCCTTGGACCAGCCGGACCCGGCCGCCGCGATCCGCGCTCGAGCGCCCGGCGGGATTGATCGCATCATCGAGGTCGCCTTCGCCGAGAACATCGACCTCGACGCCGCCGTCGCACACAACGAGACCATCATCGCGGCGTACGCCACCGGCCGGCAACGGCCCGACCTGCCGTTCTGGCCGATGTTGTTCAACAACGTCACCATCCGGCTGCTCGGCAGCGACGACTTCCCCGCCGAGGCGAAGCGGCAGGCGGCCCACGACCTCACCGCGGCCGCCGACGAGGGCGCGTTGTCGATCCGCGTCGACCCGATGCCCCTGGAACAGGCCGCCGCGGCACACGACCGGGTCGACGGCGGCAGCCGCGCCCGCGTTCTGCTGGCCATACCCCAATGA